In Serratia liquefaciens ATCC 27592, the genomic stretch AAACCAACTGGCTGCCCTGTGGCAGCCAGTGAGAGATCACACGCGGCAACCAGCGCGGCAGAGTTTGCCACAGCACCAGCAGTAAGATCGCCGTACTGACCACAATCCCTATGAATACTTTCAATCGCTTAGTCATTAAATGATTGCTTCATTCCTGAGTTAGGCCGCTTACCCTGGCCAGAGGGCGTTTTAAGTAAGTCTATGCCTGAATTGGCAATAATGATGGCATGAATTTGACATAGGGTGAAGCCAACGCCGACGAAGATGCCCCGTTTCGGCGCTTTTGCAGCTGTTGATAGGGATACTGTAAATTTTAGTTACATATTCATCACATGAATGCGAACTGTTTCGGACTTTTGTTATTGTCGTTACCTTTGATAATTAATAGTCTTGCAAGCATTCTAACAAAAGTCAGCTGCTAGCTAACTATACTAGAGAAGCCATTCCCCACACCCCCGTGGGGATTTTTTTGCCTGGAACCAACCTCTCTCTCATCTCTCGCGCTTCGCTTTTCAGCCACTCCGCGCCGAATATTCACCCTGTTGTGACGTTGCCAGCTACCCTTAATCAATACCCTTTGCGGCAACGATAACTGCTGCCATTCAACGCGCATCAAACAGGCTAACCAATTGTAGAATTTACTAAAATCTGTTAAATTGATCACAAAATCACGCGGGAGAAACCACGATGAAATTGGCGATATACAGCACCAAACAGTATGACCGTAAATATCTCGAACTGGTGAATCAGCAGTTTGGTTACGAGCTGGAGTTCTTCGACTTCCTGCTCAGTAAAAAAACCGCCAAAAACGCCGCCGGCTGCAAAGCCATCTGCATCTTCGTCAACGACGACGGCAGCCGTGAAGTGCTTGAAGAACTGGCGGCGTTGGGGGTCGAAATTTTGGCTCTGCGTTGCGCCGGGTTCAATAATGTCGATTTGGACGCCGCCAAAGAACTGGGCATCAAGGTGGTGCGCGTTCCGGCCTACTCGCCGGAAGCGGTCGCTGAACATGCCGTGGGCATGATGATGTGCCTGAATCGTCGTATTCACCGTGCCTATCAACGCACCCGCGATGCCAATTTCTCGCTCGAGGGATTGATCGGTTTCAACATGCACAACCGTACCGCCGGGGTGATTGGCACCGGTAAGATTGGCGTCGCCACCATGCGCATCCTGAAAGGCTTCGGCATGAAACTTCTGGCTTATGACCCGTACCCAAGCGAACAGGCATTGGAGCTGGGCGCGGAATATGTCGATCTGCAAACGCTGTACGCGCAATCTGACGTTATTACCCTGCACTGTCCGCTGACGCCGGAAAATCACCACCTGTTGAACACCGACGCTTTTGCGGCGATGAAAAATGGCGTGATGATCATCAACACCAGCCGCGGCGGTCTGATTGACTCATCAGCCGCAATTGATGCCCTGAAGCAACAGAAGATTGGCGCTCTGGGGATGGACGTGTATGAGAATGAACGCGACCTGTTCTTCGAAGATAAATCTAATGACGTGATCCAGGACGATATCTTCCGTCGTCTGTCCGCTTGCCACAACGTGTTGTTCACCGGTCATCAGGCTTTCCTGACCGAAGAGGCGCTGACCAGCATCTCGGAAACTACGTTGCAAAACGTGAGCCAATTGGATCGTGGTGAGCCTTGCCCTAATCAGCTCAACGCATGAAGTACAGCAAGGAGAACCCGATGAAAAAGTTTATGTTGGTGGCGTTAATACCGCTGCTATTAGCCGGGTGTGGAATGAGTCAAAACGGAAAGACGGTAAAGGAAAGCGACCTGTTACATCATAACTTTGTGCTGCAAAGCGTCGACGGTGTAGCGGTGAAAGCGGGCCAGGGCAAGCAGCCCAACATCGAGTTCGGTGAAACCCTGCACGTTTCCGGTGCCATGTGTAACCGTTTCTTTGGCAATGGCCAATTGCAAAATGGCGTGCTGACGGTAAAAGGTCTGGCCTCAACACGCATGCTGTGCGCAGACCCGCAACTCAATCAGTGGGATCGGGTGATCGGCGACGTGCTGGGCAAAGGAGCAAAAGTCACCCTCAGCGCTCAGCAATTAACGCTGAGCGGCGGCGACCATACCCTGGTTTATACACTGCGCGATTGGGTGCAGTGATCCCTGTGCACCAGGCTGCTCTGCGGCCTGGTGTTATTAACCGTTAGCCGGAGCTCGCGCAGGCACCCCGCCCCAGCGTCGACTCTTCGCACTGTTTACCATTCGGCATTTGGCACATTCTGATCGCTTCGCCGTTTAAATTGTGGGTCACGGTCGTGACGCCGCCAACAATGGCACAGTTAGCACTGGTCTGTAAGTTATTGATTCTTGCACTGTTAGCCTGCTGGACTGGTTCTTCGTTGTTGCTGCTGCAGGCGGCCAAAAGCAGTACGGTGCCGGCCAGCAACCCTTTTAATATTGTCATTAATCCACTCCTGAACCCGAAACTGCGCTGTGTAAAATCGCCATTGCCGATAACTCGCATCACTTTATTGCGGACACGTTAGGTTATCTTTGATGCAAACCTGTTTAATCTAGCCTGATATATAAATAATGAAAATATATTCCTGCAATTATTTGCCGTTTATTTGAACAGCGACGAAATTATTATGGTTACTGGATTTTTCCGCTCTGTCCGCGGAGCAAACGTCGAACATCCCTGCCCGACCTGAACAAGGGTCAGTCACAGCAGGGTTAAACAGGCATTTTAGGAGAGGTTAACGCTTTGAGGCGTGGCGGACAGCACGAAAATGCGGTGTCAAAATGGCGCATTTTTGCCGGTAAAAGGAAGATCCAAACTTGGGGGTAATCTATTATTTTCCGTTATTTATTAATAAGGTTTTCTGCCAGCGCCACTGAATGTCGCGCTGGCGATTGTTTCGGTTTAAATAAGGATCAGTGTGCTGCGGTTTTCGACAGTAAATTAATCACCAACACGCCAGCAATAATTAATCCCATCCCCAGTACGGCTGGCCAATCCAGCTTTTGTTGATAAACAAATACCGCGGCAATTGACACCAGAACAATACCCATGCCCGACCAGATGGCGTAAACAATGCCCAGCGGCATGGTTTTCACCACCATCGACAGCCCCCAGAAAGCTACGCCATAGCCGACCACGACCACCAGCGACGGCCACAAGCGAGTGAATCCCTCAGAGGCTTTCAGCATGGTAGTGGCGATCACTTCTGCGACTACCGCCATGGTTAAATACATAAATCCGCTCATCGTTTTTTCTTCTGTAAGTTTACCTATTCACCAGTATGACGCGCCGGAAATAAATTGTCGTTAAACAACGATGACAATTTTTCTTCAGGGCCATTTAAAGTCGTGAAATATCTCCTTGTCGCATTTTTTGTCGATTTATCATCCGCCACACAAACGCGATAAAGGGCCAATATATCCCTCTGCTAGACTTTGTTAATTACTGCGAGAGGTGACTTTCGCAGCTTTTTGAGCAATGAAAGGTAAAGTTGATGATTACTACAGATGGTAATAATGCAGTCGCTTCCGTCGTCTATCGTGCCAGCGAAGTGATTGCCATCTACCCAATCACCCCCAGTTCGACCATGGCGGAACAGGCGGATGCCTGGTCCGGCGACGGCCGTCAAAATATCTGGGGCGACGTGCCGCGAGTGGTGGAAATGCAGTCGGAAGGCGGTGCGATCGCCACGGTACATGGCGCATTGCAAACCGGCGCGCTGTCGACCTCGTTTACCTCATCGCAGGGCCTGCTGCTGATGATCCCGACGTTGTACAAACTGGCCGGTGAACTGACGCCGTTTGTGCTGCATGTTGCTGCGCGCACCATCGCCACCCATGCGCTGTCGATTTTTGGCGACCATTCCGACGTGATGGCGGTACGCCAAACCGGCTGCGCCATGCTGTGCGCCAGCAACGTCCAGGAAGCACAGGATTTTGCGCTGATTTCCCAAACGGCCAGTCTCAACAGCCGCCTGCCGTTTATTCACTTTTTTGATGGTTTCCGCACCTCGCATGAAATCAACAAAATCGTGCCGCTGAGCGACGATACCCTGCGCCAGATGCTGCCTCAGGACGCGATTGACGCGCACCGCAGCCGCGCACTGTCGCCTGATCATCCCGTGGTACGGGGCACCTCCGCCAACCCGGACACCTATTTCCAATCGCGCGAAGCCACCAACCCCTGGTATAACGCGACCTGCCAGCATGTGATTGACGCGATGGACAAATTCGCCGAGATCACTGGCCGGGCGTATCAGCCCTTCGAATATTACGGCCATCCGCAGGCCGAGCGCGTGGTGATCCTGATGGGATCCGCCATCGGCACCTGCGAAGAAGCGATCGACGCCCTGTTGACCCGTGGTGAAAAAGTCGGCGTGCTGAAAGTGCGGCTGTTTCGGCCGTTTTCCGCGCAGCACCTGCTCAGCGTGTTGCCGGAAAGCGCGAAGAAAATCGCCGTACTGGACCGTACCAAGGAGCCCGGCGCGCTGGCGGAGCCCCTGTATCTGGACGTGATGACCGCACTGGCTGAAGCGTTCAGCCGGGGTGAACGCGCCCATATGCCGATGGTGATCGGCGGCCGTTATGGGCTCTCCTCGAAAGAGTTTGGCCCTGACTGCGCGTTAGCCGTGTTTAACGAGCTGGCTCTGGATCGCCCGCGTCCACGCTTTACCGTCGGCATTTTCGACGATGTGACCGGTCTTTCCCTGCCACTCAGTGAAGAAACCCTGCCGCAGCGCGCGTCGCTGGAGGCGCTGTTCTACGGTCTTGGCAGTGACGGCTCCGTTTCCGCGACCAAGAACAACATCAAAATCATCGGCAACAGTACGTCCATGTATGCCCAGGGCTATTTCGTTTATGACTCTAAAAAGGCCGGAGGCCTGACGGTATCCCACCTGCGCGTCAGCGAACAGCCCATCAATTCGGCCTATCTGGTCAGTCGCGCCGACTTTGTCGGCTGCCACCAACTGCAGTTTATCGATACTTACCAGATGGCGGAGCGCCTGAAACCCGGCGGCATTTTCCTGCTCAATACTCCCTATGGTGCCGAAGAGGCCTGGTCGCGGCTGCCGCAGGAAGTGCAAGCCGTCTTGCAGCAACGTCAGGCACGCTTCTATATCATCAACGCGGCGAAACTGGCACGTGAATGCCGGCTCGGTGCACGTATCAACACCGTAATGCAGATGGCGTTTTTCCATCTGACCCAAATTCTGCCGGGCGACGTGGCACTCCAGCAATTGCGGGATGCTATCGAACGCAGCTACAGCAGCAAAGGCCAGGATATTGTTGAGCGCAACTGGCAGGCGCTGGCTGCCACGCTTGACGCGCTGATTGAAATCCCCCTGCAGCCGGTTAACGAAAGCAGCCCAATGCGACCGCCGATTGTCTCGGATGCGGCGCCTGACTTTGTCAAAACCGTGACCGCCGCGATGCTGGCCGGACTGGGGGATGCGTTGCCGGTGTCAGCCTTCCCGCCGGACGGTACCTGGCCGGTGGGGACCACCCAGTGGGAAAAGCGCAATATCGCCGAGGATATCCCCATTTGGCAGCCGGATCTGTGCACCCAGTGCAACCACTGCGTTGCCGCCTGCCCGCACTCCGCCATCCGCGCCAAAGTGGTTCAGCCGGAGGCCATGGAACATGCCCCTGCCTCGCTGCAATCGCTGGATGTGAAAGCGCGCGACATGCGCGGCCAGAAATACGTACTGCAGGTCGCGCCGGAAGACTGTACCGGCTGCAATCTGTGCGTTGAAGTCTGCCCGGCAAAAGATCGCCAGAACCCGGACATCAAGGCCATCAACATGGCATCGCGCCTTGAGCACCTGACAGAAGAAAAAGCGCATTACGACTTCTTCCTGCAGTTGCCGGAAATTGATCCCTCGCAGATCGAGCGGATCGACATCCGTACCTCGCAGTTGATTTCGCCGCTGTTCGAATACTCCGGTGCCTGTTCCGGCTGTGGGGAAACACCGTACATCAAGCTGCTGACCCAGCTTTATGGCGACCGGTTGCTGATTGCCAACGCCACCGGCTGTTCGTCCATTTACGGCGGCAACCTGCCGACTACACCTTATACCACCAATGCCGAAGGCCGCGGTCCCGCCTGGGCCAACTCGTTGTTCGAGGATAATGCGGAGTTCGGTCTGGGCTTCCGCTTAACGGTCGATCAGCACCGCAGCCGCGTACTGCGTTTGCTGAACACCCTGGCGCCGCAGCTGCCGGCACAGTTGGTCAACGCTCTGCAGATGACGGATATCGC encodes the following:
- a CDS encoding 2-hydroxyacid dehydrogenase, yielding MKLAIYSTKQYDRKYLELVNQQFGYELEFFDFLLSKKTAKNAAGCKAICIFVNDDGSREVLEELAALGVEILALRCAGFNNVDLDAAKELGIKVVRVPAYSPEAVAEHAVGMMMCLNRRIHRAYQRTRDANFSLEGLIGFNMHNRTAGVIGTGKIGVATMRILKGFGMKLLAYDPYPSEQALELGAEYVDLQTLYAQSDVITLHCPLTPENHHLLNTDAFAAMKNGVMIINTSRGGLIDSSAAIDALKQQKIGALGMDVYENERDLFFEDKSNDVIQDDIFRRLSACHNVLFTGHQAFLTEEALTSISETTLQNVSQLDRGEPCPNQLNA
- the hslJ gene encoding heat shock protein HslJ — protein: MKKFMLVALIPLLLAGCGMSQNGKTVKESDLLHHNFVLQSVDGVAVKAGQGKQPNIEFGETLHVSGAMCNRFFGNGQLQNGVLTVKGLASTRMLCADPQLNQWDRVIGDVLGKGAKVTLSAQQLTLSGGDHTLVYTLRDWVQ
- a CDS encoding putative hemolysin, which encodes MTILKGLLAGTVLLLAACSSNNEEPVQQANSARINNLQTSANCAIVGGVTTVTHNLNGEAIRMCQMPNGKQCEESTLGRGACASSG
- a CDS encoding SMR family transporter, whose protein sequence is MSGFMYLTMAVVAEVIATTMLKASEGFTRLWPSLVVVVGYGVAFWGLSMVVKTMPLGIVYAIWSGMGIVLVSIAAVFVYQQKLDWPAVLGMGLIIAGVLVINLLSKTAAH
- the nifJ gene encoding pyruvate:ferredoxin (flavodoxin) oxidoreductase; amino-acid sequence: MITTDGNNAVASVVYRASEVIAIYPITPSSTMAEQADAWSGDGRQNIWGDVPRVVEMQSEGGAIATVHGALQTGALSTSFTSSQGLLLMIPTLYKLAGELTPFVLHVAARTIATHALSIFGDHSDVMAVRQTGCAMLCASNVQEAQDFALISQTASLNSRLPFIHFFDGFRTSHEINKIVPLSDDTLRQMLPQDAIDAHRSRALSPDHPVVRGTSANPDTYFQSREATNPWYNATCQHVIDAMDKFAEITGRAYQPFEYYGHPQAERVVILMGSAIGTCEEAIDALLTRGEKVGVLKVRLFRPFSAQHLLSVLPESAKKIAVLDRTKEPGALAEPLYLDVMTALAEAFSRGERAHMPMVIGGRYGLSSKEFGPDCALAVFNELALDRPRPRFTVGIFDDVTGLSLPLSEETLPQRASLEALFYGLGSDGSVSATKNNIKIIGNSTSMYAQGYFVYDSKKAGGLTVSHLRVSEQPINSAYLVSRADFVGCHQLQFIDTYQMAERLKPGGIFLLNTPYGAEEAWSRLPQEVQAVLQQRQARFYIINAAKLARECRLGARINTVMQMAFFHLTQILPGDVALQQLRDAIERSYSSKGQDIVERNWQALAATLDALIEIPLQPVNESSPMRPPIVSDAAPDFVKTVTAAMLAGLGDALPVSAFPPDGTWPVGTTQWEKRNIAEDIPIWQPDLCTQCNHCVAACPHSAIRAKVVQPEAMEHAPASLQSLDVKARDMRGQKYVLQVAPEDCTGCNLCVEVCPAKDRQNPDIKAINMASRLEHLTEEKAHYDFFLQLPEIDPSQIERIDIRTSQLISPLFEYSGACSGCGETPYIKLLTQLYGDRLLIANATGCSSIYGGNLPTTPYTTNAEGRGPAWANSLFEDNAEFGLGFRLTVDQHRSRVLRLLNTLAPQLPAQLVNALQMTDIAPEPRRQQIKELRGLLAQIEGHDASQLATDADYLVDKSIWLIGGDGWAYDIGFGGLDHVLSLTENVNVLVLDTQCYSNTGGQQSKATPLGAVTKFGEHGKRKARKDLGVSMMMYGHVYVAQISLGAQLNQTVKAIQEAEAYPGPSLIIAYSPCEEHGYDLALSHDQMKQLTATGFWPLYRFDPRRADEGKPALALDSRPPNSNLTDTLLKEQRFRRLNSQQPEVASALYQAAEKELKEKYDFLSLLAGKGETSSAE